From a region of the Calonectris borealis chromosome 2, bCalBor7.hap1.2, whole genome shotgun sequence genome:
- the IBA57 gene encoding iron-sulfur cluster assembly factor IBA57, mitochondrial isoform X2, with the protein MGWRLITKKGANLSEIIPGSHIGNIEDYHRHRYKQGIPEGVKDLPPGVSLPLESNLAYMNGISFTKGCYIGQELTARTHHMGVIRKRLLPVHFSAPLPKDCIPEGAEILTESGKTAGKFRAGGGELGIALLRLANINEPLCLNIAGDKVKLTASIPEWWPKPASK; encoded by the exons ATGGGCTGGAGACTGATTACAAAGAAAGGAGCAAATCTATCGGAGATTATCCCTGGGAGTCATATTGGAAACATTGAGGATTACCACAGGCACAGGTATAAACAAG gaATTCCCGAAGGTGTGAAGGATCTCCCTCCTGGAGTATCCCTCCCGCTGGAATCAAACCTGGCCTACATGAATGGCATCAGCTTTACCAAAGGCTGTTACATTGGACAGGAGTTGACAGCCAGGACCCACCACATGGGTGTCATCCGCAAACGTCTGCTGCCGGTCCACTTTTCAGCTCCTCTTCCCAAGGACTGCATTCCTGAGGGTGCCGAGATCTTAACCGAATCAGGAAAGACAGCCGGCAAGTTCCGGGCTGGAGGAGGTGAACTTGGTATAGCTTTGCTGAGGTTAGCTAATATAAATGAACCACTCTGCCTAAATATAGCGGGTGATAAAGTGAAGCTCACTGCAAGTATACCCGAGTGGTGGCCAAAACCTGCTAGTAAATAA
- the IBA57 gene encoding iron-sulfur cluster assembly factor IBA57, mitochondrial isoform X1 — protein MLVRAGAAATTLPRLRRLWRGGGSGAAACFPLGRALLDVRGAEAAVFLQGLLTNDVTRLVAGDAPPAAAGLPRALYAHALNVQGRCLYDLILYRLHERPEEEPHILLECDSGVLDAIQKHLKLYKIRRKVNIAPCLDLSLWAVVPGERAGDIASSLAKCADQALILTPDPRTEVMGWRLITKKGANLSEIIPGSHIGNIEDYHRHRYKQGIPEGVKDLPPGVSLPLESNLAYMNGISFTKGCYIGQELTARTHHMGVIRKRLLPVHFSAPLPKDCIPEGAEILTESGKTAGKFRAGGGELGIALLRLANINEPLCLNIAGDKVKLTASIPEWWPKPASK, from the exons ATGTTGGTGAGGGCGGGAGCGGCGGCAACGACCCTGCCCAGGCTGCGCCGGttgtggcggggcggggggagcggggccgccgcctGCTTCCCGCTGGGCCGGGCGCTGCTGGACGTGCGGGGCGCCGAGGCCGCCGTCTTCCTCCAGGGGCTCCTCACCAACGACGTCACGCGGCTGGTAGCGGGGgacgccccccccgccgccgcgggcctGCCGCGCGCGCTCTACGCGCATGCGCTGAACGTCCAGGGCCGCTGCCTCTATGACCTCATCCTCTACAG GCTGCACGAGCGTCCAGAAGAAGAGCCGCATATCCTGCTGGAGTGTGACAGCGGCGTGCTGGATGCCATACAAAAACATCTGAAACTGTACAAGATCCGGAGGAAAGTAAACATCGCCCCTTGCCTTGACCTCTCTTTGTGGGCTGTCGTCCCCGGGGAGCGGGCTGGAGACATCGCCAGTTCCCTCGCTAAATGCGCAGACCAGGCTCTGATTTTAACTCCTGACCCCAGAACAGAAGTCATGGGCTGGAGACTGATTACAAAGAAAGGAGCAAATCTATCGGAGATTATCCCTGGGAGTCATATTGGAAACATTGAGGATTACCACAGGCACAGGTATAAACAAG gaATTCCCGAAGGTGTGAAGGATCTCCCTCCTGGAGTATCCCTCCCGCTGGAATCAAACCTGGCCTACATGAATGGCATCAGCTTTACCAAAGGCTGTTACATTGGACAGGAGTTGACAGCCAGGACCCACCACATGGGTGTCATCCGCAAACGTCTGCTGCCGGTCCACTTTTCAGCTCCTCTTCCCAAGGACTGCATTCCTGAGGGTGCCGAGATCTTAACCGAATCAGGAAAGACAGCCGGCAAGTTCCGGGCTGGAGGAGGTGAACTTGGTATAGCTTTGCTGAGGTTAGCTAATATAAATGAACCACTCTGCCTAAATATAGCGGGTGATAAAGTGAAGCTCACTGCAAGTATACCCGAGTGGTGGCCAAAACCTGCTAGTAAATAA
- the GJC2 gene encoding gap junction gamma-2 protein: MTNMSWSFLTRLLEEIHNHSTFVGKVWLTVLIVFRIVLTAVGGESIYSDEQSKFTCNTKQPGCDNVCYDAFAPLSHVRFWVFQIIMISTPSVMYLGYAIHRIARSAEEEKKFKGFKKKKQFALNWQAVHNMEDPMEADEEEPMISDDTAEREKAKAKPKSKEQQKHDGRRRIQQEGLMKIYVFQLLTRASFEVCFLIGQYLLYGFEVEAYYVCNRVPCPHTVDCFVSRPTEKTIFLLVMYVVSCLCLLLNMCEMFHLGFGTIRDAIRNRKINSFRQPPYNYAYPKNISCPPEYNLVVKSEKSTKIPNSLMAHEQNLANVAQEQQCTSPDENLPADLSTLHKHLRVAQEQLDIAFQSYGSTQANTQPSRTSSPASGGTVVEQNRANTAQEKQGAKPKACLEKGSSSSKDGKTSVWI, translated from the coding sequence ATGACCAACATGAGCTGGAGCTTTCTAACCCGCCTGCTAGAAGAGATTCACAATCACTCCACCTTCGTGGGGAAGGTCTGGCTCACCGTGCTCATCGTCTTTCGCATTGTCTTGACAGCGGTGGGAGGGGAGTCCATCTACTCCGATGAGCAGAGCAAGTTCACCTGCAATACCAAGCAGCCCGGCTGCGACAACGTCTGTTACGATGCCTTCGCGCCGCTGTCACACGTCAGGTTCTGGGTCTTCCAGATCATCATGATATCCACCCCTTCAGTCATGTACCTGGGCTATGCCATCCACAGAATCGCCCGGTCGGCGGAGGAGGAGAAGAAGTTCAAGGGATTCAAGAAGAAGAAGCAGTTTGCTTTGAACTGGCAGGCAGTGCACAACATGGAGGACCCGATGGAGGCTGACGAAGAGGAGCCCATGATCTCTGATGACACAGCAGAACGCGAGAAAGCCAAAGCCAAGCCCAAGAGCAAAGAGCAACAAAAGCACGACGGGAGGAGGCGCATCCAGCAAGAAGGACTGATGAAAATCTATGTCTTCCAGCTACTTACCAGAGCTTCGTTTGAAGTTTGCTTTTTGATAGGGCAGTATTTGCTCTACGGTTTTGAGGTAGAAGCCTATTATGTCTGCAACAGAGTCCCTTGCCCTCACACTGTGGACTGCTTTGTGTCCCGGCCAACAGAGAAGACCATCTTTCTGCTGGTGATGTACGTCGTGAGCTGCCTGTGTTTATTGCTGAACATGTGTGAGATGTTTCACCTGGGGTTTGGGACCATTCGAGATGCCATTCGCAACCGGAAAATCAACAGCTTTAGGCAGCCTCCCTACAACTATGCCTACCCAAAGAACATCTCCTGCCCTCCTGAGTACAACCTGGTAGTGAAATCAGAGAAGTCCACCAAGATCCCCAACAGCTTGATGGCTCATGAGCAGAACTTGGCTAACGTCGCTCAGGAGCAGCAGTGCACCAGCCCGGATGAGAACCTCCCGGCAGACTTGTCCACCCTTCACAAACACTTGCGAGTGGCCCAGGAGCAGTTAGACATAGCGTTTCAGAGCTACGGCAGCACCCAGGCCAACACACAACCTTCTCGAACCAGCAGTCCCGCCTCGGGTGGCACGGTGGTAGAGCAGAACAGGGCCAACACCGCCCAGGAGAAACAAGGTGCTAAACCCAAGGCCTGCTTGGAGAAAGGAAGCTCAAGTAGTAAAGATGGAAAGACGTCTGTATGGATATAG